One Mercurialis annua linkage group LG3, ddMerAnnu1.2, whole genome shotgun sequence DNA window includes the following coding sequences:
- the LOC126673819 gene encoding serrate RNA effector molecule translates to MAEVITMPVDSIERRGGGRDRDREHKEKSDDPQSSSPPPPPPLPPQQNNPRRRDRDSRDRDLDRLPPPQPNRRDYYDRNHNYNNNRSSPPPPPPHHHHPRERDRGEYNKRRNNNSSLSPPAPVPYRDRRHSPPPRRSPPYKRSRRDDGGYDGRRGSPRGGFGPGDRRFGYDYGGGYEREMGGRPGYPEDRTRGRYMGRGGGYQSGPSDWDSGRGNYMEASNTMSTQREGLMSYKQFIQELEDDVLPAEAERRYQEYKSEYISTQKRVFFEAHKDEEWLKDKYHPTNLVAVIDRRSEVARKVAKDFMLDLQSGALDLGPGVNAQSTNKSGQTSEPNSDDEADTSGKRRRHGRGPAKDNDLLSAAPKAHPVSSEPRRVQIDVEQAQALVRKLDSEKGIEENILAGSDNEKMNREKPHSSTSGPVIIIRGLTSVKGLEGIELLDTFITYLWRVHGLDYYGMVETADAKGLRYVRAEGKSSDVNSSGLEWEKKLDSHWQERLRSQDPLEIMAAKEKLDATAVESLDPYVRKIRDEKYGWKYGCGAKGCTKLFHASEFVQKHLKLKHPELVMELTSKVREDLYFQNYMNDPEAPGGTPIMQQPLPKDKPQRRKLGPDNRLKDERGGRREHDGRINGSERYERSENPQSGDNDGPDGGNRDDPMYDNFSGQGIHVPSFGSDIPPPPVLMPVPGAGPLGPFVPAPPEVAMRMFREQGGPPPFEGGGRNGRPGPQISGPAPILLSPAFRQDPRRIRSYQDLDAPDDEVTVIDYRSL, encoded by the exons ATGGCCGAAGTCATTACCATGCCGGTCGATTCTATAGAACGCCGCGGTGGTGGCCGTGACCGAGACCGGGAACATAAGGAGAAATCTGACGATCCACAATCTTCCTCTCCGCCTCCGCCACCACCCCTGCCTCCGCAGCAGAACAATCCGAGACGGCGCGACAGAGATTCAAGAGACCGAGACCTCGATAGGCTGCCACCGCCGCAGCCAAATCGACGTGACTACTACGATAGGAATCATAATTATAATAACAATAGGTCTTCCCCTCCGCCTCCTCCACCGCATCATCATCATCCAAGGGAGAGGGATAGAGGAGAATATAACAAGAGAAGGAATAATAATAGCAGTTTGAGTCCTCCTGCTCCAGTGCCGTACAGAGATAGGAGACATTCGCCTCCACCTAGACGTTCCCCGCCGTATAAGAGGTCGAGGAGAGATGATGGAGGATATGATGGCAGAAGAGGAAGCCCTAGAGGTGGATTTGGACCTGGTGATAGAAG GTTTGGATATGATTATGGCGGTGGATATGAACGTGAGATGGGGGGCAGGCCTGGGTATCCTGAAGACCGGACTCGTGGACGGTACATGGGTCGTGGTGGTGGATATCAAAGTGGTCCCTCTG ACTGGGATTCAGGACGTGGCAATTACATGGAAGCTTCCAACACAATGAGTACCCAAAG AGAAGGCCTAATGTCATACAAGCAATTCATTCAGGAGCTCGAAGATGACGTTCTTCCAGCTGAAGCTGAGCGCAG ATATCAAGAATACAAGTCAGAGTACATTTCTACCCAAAAAAGAGTTTTTTTTGAGGCTCATAAAGATGAGGAATG GTTGAAGGACAAATATCATCCAACCAATTTGGTCGCCGTCATAGATAG GAGGAGTGAAGTGGCACGGAAGGTTGCCAAGGATTTTATGCTCGACTTGCAAAGTGGAGCCTTAGACTT agGTCCTGGTGTCAATGCCCAATCTACTAATAAATCAGGACAAACAAGTGAACCAAATTCTGATGATGAAGCAGACACCAGTGGCAAAAGAAGACGGCATGGGCGTGGACCAGCTAAGGATAATGATCTTCTTTCAGCTGCTCCAAAGGCCCACCCAGTTAGCTCAGAGCCCAGAAGAGTTCAAATTGATGTTGAACAAGCCCAGGCCCTGGTCCGCAAACTTGACTCTGAGAAAGGAATAGAAGAAAATATTTTAGCTGGTTCAGATAATGAGAAAATGAATAGAGAAAAGCCTCATAGCAGCACCAGTGGACCTGTTATCATCATACGTGGCTTAACGTCTGTCAAGGGCCTGGAGGGCATTGAACTGTTGGATACATTTATTACTTACCTTTGGCGTGTCCATGGTTTGGATTATTATGGAATGGTTGAAACTGCTGATGCTAAGGGTCTCAGGTATGTCAGAGCAGAGGGGAAAAGTTCTGATGTGAATAGTAGTGGGCTGGAGTGGGAAAAGAAGCTGGATTCACATTGGCAAGAAAGGTTGAGGAGCCAAGATCCTTTGGAAATTATGGCTGCTAAGGAGAAACTAGATGCTACAGCTGTTGAGTCTTTGGATCCCTATGTACGGAAGATACGGGATGAGAAATATGGATGGAAGTATGGTTGTGGAGCTAAGGGGTGCACAAAGCTCTTCCATGCTTCTGAGTTTGTACAGAAGCATCTCAAACTGAAACACCCTGAGCTTGTGATGGAGCTGACATCCAAAGTCCGGGAAGATCTGTATTTCCAGAATTACATGAA TGATCCAGAAGCACCCGGTGGCACACCTATTATGCAGCAGCCTTTACCG AAAGATAAGCCACAAAGACGTAAGTTAGGTCCAGACAATCGATTAAAGGATGAAAGGGGCGGACGTAGAGAGCATGACGGTCGAATAAATGGGAGCGAAAGATATGAAAGGTCTGAAAACCCACAGTCAGGTGACAATGATGGACCTGATGGAGGGAATCGCGACGACCCCATGTATGACAATTTTAGTGGTCAAGGCATTCATGTACCTTCTTTTGGCTCAGATATACCTCCTCCGCCAGTACTGATGCCTGTACCGGGTGCTGG TCCACTAGGGCCTTTTGTTCCTGCTCCACCTGAAGTTGCTATGCGGATGTTCAGAGAACAGGGTGGTCCTCCTCCATTTGAAGGTGGTGGTAGAAATGGGAGGCCTGGGCCCCAGATAAGTGGACCGGCTCCAATTCTTCTCTCTCCAGCATTTCGACAGGATCCTCGTCGAATACGCAG TTATCAAGATTTAGATGCACCGGACGATGAGGTGACGGTGATAGATTATAGAAGTTTGTAG